In uncultured Ilyobacter sp., a genomic segment contains:
- a CDS encoding Smr/MutS family protein, whose product MVIDLHNMTCNDAIRFFITKYNELFKNGYRGSIEVIHGYGSQGEGGVIKKRLRKFLEENKSSLKFSIDANPGVTFVVPIKAIPQMKNEISKDILEFCTENPKSMDKIKGNFFKKYNNREILSTVKSLVKKGQLESFFKKNHQVYLTK is encoded by the coding sequence ATGGTTATAGACCTTCATAATATGACCTGTAATGACGCCATCAGATTTTTCATAACTAAATATAATGAACTTTTTAAAAACGGATACAGAGGTAGTATAGAGGTTATTCACGGATATGGCTCCCAAGGTGAGGGAGGAGTTATAAAAAAAAGACTCAGGAAATTTCTAGAAGAAAATAAAAGTTCCTTGAAATTTAGCATCGATGCCAATCCAGGAGTTACATTTGTTGTGCCTATAAAGGCCATACCACAAATGAAAAATGAAATTTCAAAAGATATTCTAGAGTTTTGTACTGAAAATCCCAAATCCATGGATAAAATAAAGGGAAACTTCTTTAAAAAATATAACAATAGAGAAATTTTATCCACAGTGAAATCTCTTGTAAAAAAAGGCCAACTAGAAAGTTTTTTTAAGAAAAACCACCAGGTTTACCTTACAAAATAA
- a CDS encoding MATE family efflux transporter — protein MKNKLETGDIKKLLVEFAIPSIIGSTIVMLYTIIDRIFIGQRLGAEALAGVTLTFPFAQLSVAASILIGMGSSVLISIKLGAQKNDEAEEILGTQFLMFLLMCTSIVIIEEVFLIKFLNISGATKDTLEYAVSYARVFIPVIYFQSFTYGLNGVVRAQGLPKLAMKVSAIGAVTNVILDYIFLYILNMGTFGAGLATLLATAFASCFNLNFFIYGKSKIKLLLKNIKIRKDYMLDMLKLGASPSLIQLSNSLVTGIYNNQLKNFGGSPAIAAFGIMTTILSLVIMINIGLSQGMQPIVGFNLGAKIYSRVIKTFKLTFYAGFIISTVLLFIVGVFPGAIVRIFVDDPETIEAGKMALRLGLSVIPLTTGSIIISNFYQAIGDAKRSIIFSILRKIIIIIPALIFLPKLLGINGIWLSRPFSDTASFLIMGIFVMKTLKNMNDFSIIRNSQK, from the coding sequence ATGAAAAATAAACTTGAAACCGGCGATATAAAAAAACTTCTTGTGGAGTTTGCCATCCCCTCTATAATAGGTTCTACCATAGTCATGCTCTATACAATAATCGACCGTATTTTTATCGGTCAGAGGCTAGGAGCAGAAGCTCTCGCAGGTGTCACCCTCACCTTCCCCTTTGCACAGCTTTCTGTAGCAGCCTCTATACTCATAGGTATGGGATCTAGTGTCCTCATATCAATAAAACTCGGTGCCCAGAAAAACGATGAAGCAGAGGAGATACTAGGAACTCAGTTTCTCATGTTTCTTTTGATGTGTACCTCTATCGTCATTATAGAAGAAGTTTTTCTGATAAAATTTCTAAATATCAGCGGTGCTACAAAAGATACCCTAGAATACGCCGTAAGTTATGCCCGGGTCTTCATCCCAGTTATTTACTTCCAGTCCTTCACCTACGGCCTGAACGGAGTCGTGAGGGCTCAGGGACTCCCCAAGCTTGCAATGAAAGTTTCTGCTATTGGTGCAGTTACAAATGTCATTCTTGACTATATATTTTTATACATCCTAAACATGGGTACCTTCGGAGCGGGGCTTGCCACCCTTTTAGCCACAGCTTTTGCCTCGTGCTTCAACCTTAATTTTTTCATATACGGAAAAAGTAAAATAAAGCTTTTGCTGAAAAACATAAAAATCAGAAAAGACTATATGCTGGATATGCTAAAACTCGGTGCGTCTCCCTCTCTTATCCAGCTGTCAAACAGCCTAGTCACCGGAATATACAATAATCAGCTTAAAAATTTTGGGGGTTCTCCCGCCATTGCAGCCTTTGGAATAATGACCACTATACTCTCCCTTGTGATAATGATAAATATAGGACTTTCCCAGGGAATGCAGCCTATTGTTGGATTCAATCTGGGGGCAAAAATTTATAGTCGGGTGATAAAAACCTTCAAACTGACCTTTTATGCAGGTTTTATTATTTCGACAGTTTTACTCTTTATCGTAGGAGTGTTTCCAGGGGCCATAGTGAGAATCTTTGTAGATGACCCTGAAACAATAGAGGCGGGAAAAATGGCTCTCAGACTTGGACTGTCTGTTATTCCCCTTACAACTGGAAGTATTATTATATCCAATTTCTACCAGGCTATAGGGGATGCAAAGAGATCTATTATTTTCAGTATCTTAAGAAAAATCATAATAATAATTCCTGCCCTTATTTTCCTTCCAAAGCTTTTGGGAATAAACGGAATATGGCTCAGCAGACCATTTTCAGACACAGCCTCATTTTTGATAATGGGAATCTTTGTTATGAAGACTCTGAAAAATATGAATGATTTTTCTATCATCAGAAATAGTCAGAAATAA
- a CDS encoding HD domain-containing phosphohydrolase, producing the protein MLDINSVLVMTGLLFIFLGTLNYLKILKKINFISKVMKTEVNKNMYLTVFGLLVSFIFSYILELGYIYLVRPENTITLNMVSLLLFIGGLFVYMVLLILGKTFFSIESFHLEMVSGLVGVVELRDNYTSGHSQHVADLVEVIYENLPEKWKSNIVKSDLIQAALLHDIGKILVPREILNKRTPLNDDEYDEIKKHVEYGSRILESFEVFDKILPWIRYHHERIDGNGYYRLKWDEIPLEAKIIAVADTYSAVTTDRIYKERATHKEALEILRGISGSQLDEDLVEILVRIEKEKLEKLSIKSGFRTELEKEYMVLAARNYLEY; encoded by the coding sequence ATGCTAGATATAAATTCTGTGCTGGTTATGACGGGACTTCTATTTATATTTTTAGGAACATTAAACTATTTGAAAATTTTAAAAAAGATAAATTTTATAAGCAAGGTTATGAAAACAGAGGTCAATAAAAATATGTATCTCACTGTTTTCGGACTCTTGGTCTCTTTTATTTTTTCATATATCCTTGAACTGGGATATATATATCTAGTGCGTCCAGAAAATACCATTACTCTAAACATGGTATCATTGCTGCTTTTTATAGGTGGTTTATTTGTATATATGGTGTTGCTGATACTGGGAAAAACTTTTTTTTCCATAGAATCCTTTCATTTGGAAATGGTAAGCGGATTAGTTGGAGTAGTTGAACTGAGAGACAATTACACTAGTGGTCATTCACAGCATGTGGCTGATTTGGTAGAAGTTATATATGAAAATCTTCCTGAAAAATGGAAATCTAATATAGTCAAGAGTGATCTAATACAGGCAGCTCTTCTTCATGACATAGGTAAGATTCTGGTACCGAGGGAGATTCTCAATAAAAGAACTCCGCTCAATGATGATGAGTATGACGAGATAAAAAAACATGTGGAATACGGGAGTCGTATTTTAGAATCCTTTGAAGTTTTTGATAAAATTTTGCCTTGGATAAGATATCACCATGAGAGAATTGACGGGAACGGGTACTATCGTCTGAAGTGGGATGAGATCCCTTTAGAAGCAAAGATCATAGCTGTTGCAGACACCTACTCTGCAGTTACCACAGATAGGATATACAAAGAAAGGGCCACTCACAAGGAAGCTTTGGAAATATTGAGAGGAATTTCAGGAAGTCAGTTAGATGAGGATTTGGTGGAGATACTAGTAAGGATAGAGAAGGAAAAGCTAGAAAAATTATCTATAAAATCAGGTTTCAGAACTGAACTAGAAAAAGAATACATGGTTTTAGCAGCTAGGAATTATTTGGAATATTAA